In Haloarcula salinisoli, one genomic interval encodes:
- a CDS encoding acyl-CoA mutase large subunit family protein: MFDPEELDEIREAKAEWEKEDVQPTVDRFGEREERFTTDTEGQEVDRLYTPADVADLNYQEDLGFPGREPYTRGVYSTGYRGRLWTMRQYAGMGTAAETNERFNYLLDEGQTGLSMAFDLPTQMGYDSDDAMAAGEVGKTGVAIDSLADMETVFEGIPLSEVSTSMTINAPAAVLLAMYIAVGDVQGVDREELRGTIQNDVLKEYIARNTFIYPPEPSMRLITDIFEFCAAETPNFNTISISGYHIREAGSTAAQEIAFTLGNGIEYVEAAIEAGLEVDDFAPQLSFFFASYNNILEEVAKFRAARRLWAKLMDERFDAENPKSKQLKFHTQTAGSTLTAQQIENNVVRVAYQALAAVLGGTQSLHTNGKDEAIGLPTEESVRTALRTQQILAHESGAADTIDPLAGSYYVESLTDELEQEAREIIEDVDERGGMRRAIENQWVQRQIQDVAFERQREQEAGERIIVGVNEFEVEEKGEQDIEEVDEAVEAAQQESVAEVREERDDDAVAAALEELREAARGDENLMPYIVDAVKVYATTGEVCDVLRDVFGEYQPGSSM; encoded by the coding sequence ATGTTCGACCCCGAGGAGCTGGACGAGATCCGCGAGGCGAAAGCCGAGTGGGAGAAAGAGGACGTCCAGCCGACCGTCGACCGGTTCGGCGAACGGGAGGAACGGTTCACGACGGACACGGAGGGGCAGGAGGTAGACCGCCTGTACACGCCCGCGGACGTGGCCGACCTGAACTATCAGGAGGACCTGGGATTCCCCGGTCGGGAGCCCTACACTCGCGGCGTCTACTCGACCGGGTATCGCGGTCGGCTCTGGACGATGCGCCAGTACGCCGGAATGGGGACCGCAGCCGAGACCAACGAGCGGTTCAACTATCTCCTCGACGAGGGCCAGACCGGCCTCTCGATGGCCTTTGACCTGCCGACCCAGATGGGCTACGACTCCGACGACGCGATGGCCGCGGGCGAGGTAGGCAAGACGGGCGTGGCTATCGACTCGCTGGCCGACATGGAGACCGTCTTCGAGGGCATCCCACTTTCCGAGGTCTCGACGTCGATGACCATCAACGCGCCCGCGGCCGTCCTGCTGGCGATGTACATCGCCGTCGGCGACGTTCAGGGCGTCGACCGCGAGGAACTGCGGGGCACCATCCAGAACGACGTGCTCAAAGAGTACATCGCGCGCAACACCTTCATCTACCCGCCGGAACCGTCGATGCGTCTCATCACCGACATCTTCGAGTTCTGCGCCGCGGAGACGCCGAACTTCAACACCATCTCCATCTCGGGCTATCACATCCGCGAGGCCGGCTCGACCGCCGCCCAGGAGATCGCGTTCACGCTCGGGAACGGTATCGAGTACGTCGAGGCCGCCATCGAGGCCGGGCTGGAGGTCGACGACTTTGCCCCACAGCTTTCCTTTTTCTTCGCGTCGTACAACAACATTCTCGAAGAGGTCGCGAAGTTCCGTGCGGCGCGGCGGCTCTGGGCGAAACTCATGGACGAGCGCTTCGACGCCGAGAATCCCAAGTCCAAGCAACTCAAGTTCCACACCCAGACCGCCGGCTCGACGCTGACCGCCCAGCAGATAGAGAACAACGTCGTCCGGGTGGCCTACCAGGCGTTGGCGGCGGTCCTGGGTGGGACCCAGAGCCTCCACACCAACGGCAAGGACGAGGCCATCGGCCTGCCGACGGAGGAGTCCGTCCGGACGGCTCTGCGGACCCAGCAGATTCTGGCCCACGAGTCGGGCGCGGCCGACACCATCGACCCGCTCGCGGGCAGCTACTACGTCGAGTCCCTGACCGACGAACTGGAACAGGAGGCCCGCGAGATAATCGAGGACGTAGACGAGCGTGGTGGGATGCGCCGGGCCATCGAGAACCAGTGGGTCCAGCGCCAGATTCAGGACGTTGCCTTCGAGCGCCAGCGCGAACAGGAGGCCGGCGAGCGCATCATCGTCGGTGTCAACGAATTCGAGGTCGAGGAGAAAGGCGAACAGGATATCGAGGAGGTCGACGAGGCCGTCGAAGCGGCCCAGCAGGAGAGCGTCGCCGAGGTCCGCGAAGAGCGTGACGACGACGCCGTCGCGGCTGCACTGGAGGAGCTCCGAGAAGCGGCTCGCGGCGACGAGAATCTCATGCCCTACATCGTCGACGCGGTGAAGGTCTACGCGACGACCGGCGAGGTGTGTGACGTGCTCCGGGACGTCTTCGGGGAGTACCAACCCGGCTCGTCGATGTAG
- the merB gene encoding organomercurial lyase, whose product MADINIEPSELGLELALEQFRLPDDVAAGLGDLYGTTPPDTAAAWVEMLRDRKHESDGEPPSVADLCTTDDGAHAFVGEDRSQSYICVLDPLVVPFLTDMPGTVRSTTPERGTTVEITLGPAGVEYSHPDAVVSLGVADEVDCASCTSIEETYEHTCPYIHVFEDEAEYETWAAETDAATTSVPVETGVALAGGLAENLFGLAS is encoded by the coding sequence ATGGCAGACATCAACATCGAACCGAGCGAACTCGGTCTCGAACTGGCACTCGAACAGTTCCGGCTCCCCGACGACGTCGCGGCGGGACTTGGCGACCTCTACGGGACGACCCCACCCGATACCGCGGCGGCCTGGGTCGAGATGCTCCGTGACCGCAAGCACGAGTCCGACGGCGAACCACCCAGCGTCGCGGACCTCTGTACGACCGACGACGGCGCCCACGCGTTCGTCGGTGAGGACCGCTCCCAGTCGTACATCTGCGTGCTCGACCCGCTGGTCGTCCCGTTCCTGACCGACATGCCCGGAACCGTCCGCTCGACGACGCCCGAGCGCGGGACCACGGTGGAGATAACCCTCGGCCCAGCGGGCGTCGAATACTCCCACCCCGACGCCGTCGTCTCCCTGGGCGTGGCCGACGAGGTCGACTGCGCGTCGTGTACGTCCATCGAGGAGACCTACGAGCACACCTGTCCGTACATCCACGTCTTCGAGGACGAGGCCGAATACGAGACCTGGGCCGCTGAGACCGACGCGGCGACGACGAGTGTCCCGGTCGAGACTGGCGTCGCGCTCGCCGGCGGCCTCGCCGAGAATCTGTTCGGCCTGGCCAGCTGA
- a CDS encoding diphthine--ammonia ligase — MTDGVWVSLFSGGKDSSWALYRALENDYPVERLVTVHPEGDSYMYHVPATRLASLAAESIGIELVEVEPDDFGADDVPDSGEQGDAELEPLEAALRELDADIGVAGVTAGAVESEYQTSRIEAMAERLEANLFAPLWQEDPRALADAMLSAGFEIRIIRVAAYGLDESWLGRTLDADALDELEALNDEYGVHILGEGGEFETLVTDGPHMDQRIELEYSTEWDGTRGTIVVEDAWLE; from the coding sequence ATGACTGACGGCGTGTGGGTGTCGCTGTTCTCGGGCGGGAAAGACTCCTCGTGGGCGCTGTATCGCGCACTCGAGAACGACTACCCCGTCGAGCGGCTGGTGACGGTCCACCCCGAGGGCGACTCCTACATGTACCACGTCCCGGCGACGCGTCTGGCCTCGCTGGCCGCCGAGAGCATCGGTATCGAACTCGTCGAGGTCGAGCCCGACGACTTCGGTGCCGACGACGTCCCCGACTCGGGCGAACAGGGTGACGCGGAACTCGAACCGCTGGAGGCCGCCCTCCGCGAGCTAGACGCCGATATCGGCGTCGCCGGCGTCACCGCCGGCGCCGTCGAGAGCGAGTACCAGACCAGCCGTATCGAGGCGATGGCCGAGCGCCTGGAGGCCAACCTCTTCGCCCCGCTCTGGCAGGAAGACCCCCGCGCTCTCGCCGACGCGATGCTTTCGGCCGGCTTCGAGATTCGCATCATCCGCGTGGCCGCCTACGGCCTCGACGAGTCCTGGCTCGGGCGAACGCTCGACGCCGACGCGCTCGACGAACTCGAGGCCCTCAACGACGAGTACGGCGTCCACATCCTCGGCGAGGGCGGCGAGTTCGAGACGCTCGTCACTGATGGCCCACATATGGACCAGCGCATCGAACTGGAGTACTCGACCGAATGGGATGGAACGCGGGGGACTATCGTGGTTGAGGACGCCTGGCTGGAGTGA
- a CDS encoding sugar phosphate nucleotidyltransferase has product MKAIVLAGGYATRMWPITRHRPKMLLPVGESTVIDGIVDELEGDERISEILISTNDAFADEFETHFEERGTDKISMSVEDTSDEDEKFGVVGALAQLVEREGLGDEDLLVIAGDNLFGFDISEFIDHFKSYDDPTLAAYDVGDLEKAKSYGLIQVEGDEIVDFQEKPDNPKSTLVSIACYAFPADAIRFDEYLAGDNNPDEPGWFIQWLVDQGSVRPFSFDDVWYDIGTADSYLEAVEFALEGGQIIADDATVENSKLGDNVHVLPGATIKNSSVENTVVFQDASITDADVSDSVIDEEASVHDKDLHGSLLGQNTRVQ; this is encoded by the coding sequence ATGAAGGCAATTGTCCTTGCCGGGGGATACGCAACCCGAATGTGGCCGATCACCCGACACCGACCCAAGATGTTGCTGCCGGTCGGCGAGTCGACCGTGATCGACGGCATCGTCGACGAGCTCGAAGGCGACGAGCGAATCAGTGAGATACTGATAAGCACGAACGACGCCTTCGCCGACGAGTTCGAGACACACTTCGAGGAGCGCGGGACCGACAAGATAAGTATGTCCGTCGAGGACACCAGCGACGAGGACGAGAAGTTCGGCGTCGTCGGCGCGCTGGCACAGCTCGTCGAGCGCGAGGGGCTCGGCGACGAGGACCTGCTGGTCATCGCCGGTGACAACCTCTTTGGCTTCGACATCAGCGAGTTCATCGACCACTTCAAGAGCTACGACGACCCGACCCTCGCTGCGTACGACGTCGGCGACCTGGAGAAGGCAAAGTCCTACGGCCTCATCCAGGTCGAGGGCGACGAGATCGTCGACTTCCAGGAGAAGCCCGACAACCCCAAGAGCACGCTCGTCTCCATCGCCTGCTATGCCTTCCCAGCCGACGCAATCCGCTTCGACGAGTACCTCGCCGGCGACAACAACCCCGACGAGCCCGGCTGGTTCATCCAGTGGCTCGTCGACCAGGGCTCCGTGCGACCCTTTAGCTTCGACGACGTCTGGTACGACATCGGGACGGCCGACAGCTATCTCGAAGCCGTCGAGTTCGCCCTCGAAGGCGGCCAGATAATCGCTGACGACGCCACCGTCGAGAACTCCAAGCTCGGCGACAACGTCCACGTGCTGCCCGGCGCGACCATCAAGAACTCCAGCGTCGAAAACACGGTCGTGTTCCAGGACGCGTCCATCACTGACGCCGACGTCTCCGACTCCGTCATCGACGAGGAGGCGAGCGTCCACGACAAGGACCTCCACGGCTCGTTGCTTGGCCAGAACACCCGCGTGCAGTGA
- a CDS encoding winged helix-turn-helix transcriptional regulator produces the protein MEGFDCATDDPRCYCLLDDVLDLLGRKYVMDIVCVVAVHGTVRFGTLEDHIPEASTSTLSARLDDLEAEGLVTREQYDEIPPRVEYELTDDGEELAERLRPVLEWVQERGRRA, from the coding sequence ATGGAGGGATTCGACTGTGCGACCGACGACCCGCGGTGTTACTGCCTGCTAGACGACGTACTGGACCTGCTGGGCCGGAAGTACGTGATGGATATCGTCTGCGTCGTGGCGGTTCACGGCACGGTGCGGTTCGGAACGCTGGAGGACCACATCCCCGAGGCGAGTACGTCGACGCTGTCGGCGCGGCTGGACGACCTCGAAGCCGAAGGTCTGGTCACCCGCGAGCAGTACGACGAGATACCGCCCCGTGTCGAGTACGAACTGACCGACGACGGCGAGGAGCTTGCCGAGCGACTCCGGCCGGTTCTGGAGTGGGTGCAAGAGCGCGGGCGACGGGCGTAG
- a CDS encoding DUF373 family protein: MTTLVVCIDRDSPVADRCPVVGRAAVESTITETGVVDPEDSRINCLLEGLRVAEDLEAEGDDTVVAVVGGGGDAVGSDREIARQTESLVKQYDPDSAVVVVDSADDERLVPIIESRVRVDAVDRVVVRQARDIESTYYLLKQFLADEELRRTVLVPVGIALLALPLLLQFVAPTTALGAIAAALGVFLIYKGLGIDDYLARLPGQIREALYSGQVSLVTYVVAGGLSIVGIFAGALEISPPGSTGLFILANQFLFESVPWLTAAALAASLGRLLDELLQREGIRSAYVNLPFGAVAVGLVVRGFSAYFLERAGVFGPFRVPAMDFGVVEVNGFTMDLGTRLATFILAGILVAVLGVRVAAYVSENDIEAELVE, encoded by the coding sequence GTGACAACGCTGGTGGTGTGTATCGACCGGGACAGCCCTGTGGCAGACAGGTGTCCGGTCGTGGGGCGGGCTGCCGTCGAGTCGACGATAACGGAGACCGGTGTCGTCGACCCCGAGGACAGCCGCATCAACTGCCTACTGGAGGGGTTACGGGTGGCCGAGGACCTCGAAGCGGAGGGGGACGACACCGTCGTCGCGGTCGTCGGCGGCGGCGGCGACGCCGTCGGGAGCGACCGCGAAATTGCCCGCCAGACGGAGTCGCTGGTCAAACAGTACGACCCGGACTCGGCGGTGGTCGTCGTCGACAGCGCCGACGACGAACGGCTGGTGCCCATCATCGAGAGCCGTGTCCGCGTCGACGCCGTCGACCGCGTCGTCGTCCGGCAGGCCCGTGACATCGAGTCTACCTACTACCTGCTCAAGCAGTTCCTCGCCGACGAAGAGCTTCGACGGACGGTGCTGGTCCCCGTCGGTATCGCGCTGCTTGCGCTCCCGCTATTGCTCCAGTTCGTCGCGCCCACCACCGCGCTGGGCGCTATCGCAGCCGCCCTGGGCGTGTTCCTCATCTACAAGGGGCTGGGAATCGACGACTACCTCGCCCGGCTGCCGGGCCAGATACGCGAGGCGCTGTACTCCGGACAGGTCTCGCTCGTGACGTATGTCGTCGCCGGCGGGCTCTCCATCGTCGGCATCTTCGCCGGCGCGCTGGAGATATCGCCCCCTGGGTCGACCGGCCTCTTCATCCTCGCGAACCAGTTCCTCTTCGAGAGCGTCCCCTGGCTGACAGCGGCGGCGCTTGCGGCCTCGCTGGGGCGGCTGCTCGACGAACTCCTCCAGCGGGAGGGGATCCGCAGCGCCTACGTGAACCTCCCCTTCGGCGCGGTCGCGGTCGGGCTGGTGGTGCGGGGCTTTTCGGCGTACTTCCTCGAACGGGCGGGCGTGTTCGGTCCCTTCCGCGTCCCGGCGATGGACTTCGGCGTCGTCGAGGTCAACGGCTTCACGATGGATCTGGGGACTCGGCTCGCGACGTTCATCCTCGCGGGCATCCTCGTCGCCGTCCTCGGCGTCCGCGTCGCGGCCTACGTCAGCGAGAACGACATCGAGGCAGAACTGGTCGAATAG
- the mce gene encoding methylmalonyl-CoA epimerase, whose protein sequence is MQFDHAGVATDDADGLATLYETAFDAPVAHEETFDGLRVVFLDLGNGYFELLEPLPDAEGAIPSYLDRHGPGLHHVALATEDIEGALADARAAGVDLIDESPRPGAWGHEVAFCHPNSTGGVLVEFVEH, encoded by the coding sequence ATGCAGTTCGACCACGCGGGCGTCGCCACCGACGACGCCGATGGACTCGCGACCCTGTACGAGACCGCCTTCGACGCACCGGTCGCCCACGAAGAGACGTTCGACGGACTGCGCGTCGTCTTCCTGGACCTGGGTAACGGCTACTTCGAACTCCTCGAGCCGCTGCCCGACGCCGAGGGTGCCATCCCGAGCTATCTCGACCGACACGGACCGGGGCTGCACCACGTCGCGCTGGCGACCGAGGACATCGAGGGTGCGCTCGCCGACGCGCGCGCGGCCGGCGTCGACCTCATCGACGAGTCACCCCGCCCCGGCGCGTGGGGACACGAGGTGGCGTTCTGCCATCCGAACTCGACCGGCGGCGTCCTCGTCGAGTTCGTCGAACACTGA
- a CDS encoding methyltransferase: MSDTQADSDSARTDTELFTAAQELVEGLWSGQVLHAAVEVGLFDRLDEEPTAAETLATALDLDPDATYRLLRALAHFGVLTEDDSRRFALTPVGQFFRADHPRSVRPGLMLFHSPEWIRAMTQLPDILREGGQDGFVREHGRGIFDYMEDAPEFARAFDEFMTAMSHQHAEAVLGVLEGYDVSQFDRVCDVGGGQGYLCCRLLAQYPALEGTVFDRPSVVAEEPDLPDEFGVGDRCDYVAGDMFESVPEADAYVLKWILHDWTDEECVDILSTVRAAAPSDARLFVVEAVVPGPAESHFSKQLDMTMLVQMGGRERTRAEYASLLERAGWTIADEWVPPEGPMRILEATTD; the protein is encoded by the coding sequence ATGAGTGACACACAGGCCGATAGCGACAGCGCGCGCACCGACACAGAACTATTCACCGCGGCGCAGGAACTGGTCGAGGGGCTGTGGAGCGGGCAGGTGCTCCACGCCGCAGTCGAGGTCGGGCTGTTCGACCGCCTCGACGAGGAGCCGACCGCGGCGGAGACACTCGCGACCGCGCTCGACCTGGACCCGGACGCGACCTACCGACTGCTCAGGGCGCTGGCTCACTTCGGTGTCCTCACCGAGGACGACAGCCGACGGTTCGCCCTGACGCCGGTGGGACAGTTCTTCCGTGCGGACCACCCTCGGTCGGTCCGGCCCGGACTCATGCTGTTCCACAGCCCGGAGTGGATTCGGGCCATGACACAGCTGCCCGATATCCTCCGCGAGGGCGGTCAGGACGGGTTCGTCCGCGAGCACGGCCGCGGGATATTCGATTACATGGAGGACGCGCCCGAGTTCGCCAGGGCGTTCGACGAGTTCATGACGGCGATGTCCCACCAGCACGCCGAGGCCGTTCTCGGCGTGCTGGAGGGGTACGACGTCTCGCAGTTCGACCGGGTCTGTGACGTCGGCGGCGGCCAGGGGTATCTGTGCTGTCGACTGCTTGCGCAGTACCCCGCCCTGGAAGGCACCGTCTTCGACCGGCCCAGCGTCGTCGCCGAGGAGCCGGACCTGCCCGACGAGTTCGGTGTCGGGGACCGGTGTGACTACGTGGCCGGCGATATGTTCGAGTCGGTCCCCGAAGCCGACGCCTACGTGCTGAAGTGGATTCTCCACGACTGGACTGACGAGGAGTGTGTCGACATCCTCTCGACGGTTCGGGCGGCGGCCCCGTCCGACGCCCGGCTGTTCGTCGTCGAAGCGGTCGTGCCGGGGCCGGCGGAGTCACACTTCTCGAAGCAACTGGATATGACGATGCTCGTCCAGATGGGCGGCCGCGAGCGAACGCGGGCGGAGTACGCGTCGCTGCTCGAGCGTGCGGGCTGGACCATCGCCGACGAGTGGGTTCCACCAGAGGGGCCGATGCGAATCCTCGAAGCGACCACGGACTGA